The stretch of DNA AGTGTGCTGACCAGTGTTTCAGGCTTGAAAGGCGCACCGAGTCTTTCGAGAACCGGGCGGCAGGCTTCGCGCATCGTGACGCGGTCGATCATGCCATGTCGGCCCAATTCGGAGCCAAGATAGATGTTCTCCGCCACGGTCAGGTTCGGCGCGAGGGCCAACTCCTGATAGATGATGGCGATTCCGGCGGCCTGGGCGGCGGATGGGCTGCCGATGCGCGTGGGCGTTCCGGCAATGCGGATTTCTCCCCCCGGATCGGCGACATAAGCGCCGGAGAGGATTTTCATGAGCGTGGATTTCCCGGCGCCATTCTCTCCCATCAAAGCCAAAACCTCACCGCCATAGGCAGCGAGTTGGACGTTCTGCAGTGCTTTCACCCCAGGAAACGTTTTGGAAATTCCGTGCATTTCCAAAAGAGGTGTTTGCGAATCATGCGGCATGGCGTTCGATCTCACTGATCGGAATAAGATTTTCGAAAGATGACTTCCGAATCTCGAATTCCTTTATCATTGCTTAAAGCATACAATTTGATTACATATATTTCATATTTTCGTGTGCCGGAAAGATGCTGCGTTAAACAAATTCGATCTTGTTTTGTTCGCAGTAATTGGGCCATTCATGGAAATTATGAGCGGCGCTTCATCTTCCGATCAGCCGATACGACGCATTCTGCATATCGACATGGATGCTTTTTATGCCTCGGTCGAACAGCGGGACGATCCGTCTCTGCGCGGCCTTCCCCTGGCGGTCGGGCGTGGGGAGGAGCGTGGGGTCGTGGCGGCGGCGAGTTACGAGGCCCGTCGCTTCGGCGTGCGTTCGGCCATGCCGTCGATAGTGGCGAAGCGGCGCTGCCCCGAATTGCTGTTCGTGCCGCCACGCTTTGAAGTGTATCGGGCCGTTTCCGCGCAAATTCATGCGATTTTCGCTCGTTACACGCTCATCATCCAGCCGCTTTCGTTGGATGAGGCTTATCTGGATGTCACCCATGCCATTGCGGAGCATGGTTCGGCCACCGCGATTGCCGAGAAGATTCGTGCCGCCATCCGGGCGGAAACGAACCTGACAGCCTCGGCGGGCGTCTCTTACAATCGGTTTCTCGCCAAGCTGGCTTCCGATCACCGTAAGCCGGACGGTTTGTTCGTGATTACGCCACGTATGGGGCCAGCCTTCGCGGCGTCCTTGAAGGTGGAGCAGTTTCACGGCATCGGCCCGGCGACGGCCGCGAAGATGCATCGACTCGGGATTCAGACGGGCGCGGATTTGCGGGAATGTTCGATTGACAAACTGCGCGCGCATTTCGGCAAGAGTGCAGAGTTTTATTACGGTATTTCTCGCGGTATCGATGAACGGCTCGTGGTGGCGGATCGGGTGCGCAAATCCATCGGAACGGAAACGACTTTCGAAACGGATGTTCATAGTTTCGATGAAGCTTCCGCTGCTCTGACGCGGCTGGCAGCGAAACTTTGGGCCTCTTGCGAAAAAAGAAAACTGAGCGGGCGAACGGCCACGCTTAAGGTGAAATACGCCGATTTTCAGATCGTTACGCGTGCCCGGTCGCAGGCTTTTCCGGTATCGTCCGAAATGGTTTTGCTTGAGTTGGGCCTTGCCGCGTTGAAACCGCTTTTCCCTGCCGATAAAGGGATTCGTCTTTTAGGGCTGACGCTGTCCAGCCTGATGATGCAAACCTCGAAAGACACGCAACAAATGTTATTGTTTCAAGAATGATTTTTTTTTGCCGACTTT from Kozakia baliensis encodes:
- the dinB gene encoding DNA polymerase IV produces the protein MSGASSSDQPIRRILHIDMDAFYASVEQRDDPSLRGLPLAVGRGEERGVVAAASYEARRFGVRSAMPSIVAKRRCPELLFVPPRFEVYRAVSAQIHAIFARYTLIIQPLSLDEAYLDVTHAIAEHGSATAIAEKIRAAIRAETNLTASAGVSYNRFLAKLASDHRKPDGLFVITPRMGPAFAASLKVEQFHGIGPATAAKMHRLGIQTGADLRECSIDKLRAHFGKSAEFYYGISRGIDERLVVADRVRKSIGTETTFETDVHSFDEASAALTRLAAKLWASCEKRKLSGRTATLKVKYADFQIVTRARSQAFPVSSEMVLLELGLAALKPLFPADKGIRLLGLTLSSLMMQTSKDTQQMLLFQE